A genome region from Bradyrhizobium sp. WSM1417 includes the following:
- a CDS encoding glutathione S-transferase: protein MKYELYYWPEIQGRGEYVRLALEEAGAAYVDVARGPRGTAAMMKMMDAHEGTPPFAPPFLKGGKLVVGQTANILLYLGARHALAPKSEAGQLWVHQLQLTITDFVVEIHDTHHPLGPSLYYEDQKPPAKKRTADFWGERVPKYLGYFEQLLQDNGGAYVTGRRLTYVDLSLFQIVAGLRYSFPKRMKAFEADIPGLVGLHDRVAARPNIKAYLESERRIPFNEQGIFRRYRELDG from the coding sequence ATGAAATACGAGCTCTATTATTGGCCCGAGATCCAGGGCCGCGGTGAATATGTGCGGCTGGCGCTGGAGGAGGCGGGCGCGGCCTACGTCGACGTGGCGCGCGGCCCACGCGGCACAGCTGCGATGATGAAGATGATGGACGCGCACGAGGGCACGCCGCCCTTTGCGCCGCCGTTCCTCAAAGGCGGCAAGCTCGTCGTCGGCCAGACCGCGAATATCCTGCTCTATCTCGGCGCCCGCCACGCCCTCGCCCCGAAGTCGGAGGCCGGTCAACTCTGGGTGCATCAGCTTCAGCTCACGATCACCGATTTCGTGGTCGAGATTCACGACACCCATCACCCGCTCGGGCCCTCGCTCTACTACGAAGATCAGAAGCCGCCGGCGAAGAAGCGCACGGCCGACTTCTGGGGCGAGCGCGTGCCGAAATATCTCGGCTATTTCGAGCAGCTCCTTCAGGACAATGGCGGCGCCTATGTCACCGGTCGCAGGCTGACCTATGTCGATCTCTCGCTGTTCCAGATCGTCGCGGGGCTGCGCTATTCGTTTCCGAAGCGGATGAAGGCGTTCGAGGCCGATATCCCGGGCCTCGTCGGCCTGCACGATCGCGTCGCGGCGCGGCCGAACATCAAGGCGTATCTCGAAAGCGAGCGCCGTATTCCCTTCAACGAGCAGGGCATCTTCCGCCGCTACCGCGAATTGGATGGTTAG
- the cckA gene encoding cell cycle histidine kinase CckA produces MTAETDHDLTREPVAAHEPSPRSGSIALVLLVAAGLVAVAVGLMTLGRAQAQPYILGILAVLAMVGLFNLFAFAAGIIRFVDRNLDDPVMGRIADHAFDGLAVTDPRGHVVYSNAAYLTLTGAAGPQDVRPVERVFIGNPDVSEAVFRLLKAAREGKRQQEEVRISGHDGSQGRWLRMRVRPLGTGKRETRYAVWSIADITRDRERQEDVFQELQHAIEYLDHAPCGFFSVNPAGELAYVNATLANWLDYDLAEIGSGGLKLTDIVSGDGASLLTAIVAVPGEVKTEVFDIDLRMRTGKTMPVRLYHKLAFGADGAPGPSRTLVISRARDERSDPDRAAEVRFMRFFDHTPMAIATVDRGGNVVRANARYAKLGQALGLDSASKSIFRAVNSRDRHLLIAAINQAAENQADIAPVEVALEGSKERWGQFFVTPVDGGENDAEAAIVHMLETTERRALENQINQSQKMETVGQLAGGIAHDFNNVLSAIMMANDFLLNAHKPTDPSFQDIMQIKQNATRAATLVRQLLAFSRRQTLRPQVLDLGDALSDLAMLLRRLIGEKVKHETIHGRDLWPVKVDVSQFEQVIVNLAVNARDAMPDGGKLIIRTANVTAEEAARLAYKGMPAADYVRIEVADTGTGIPADIRDKIFEPFFSTKEVGKGTGLGLSTVYGIVKQTGGFIYVDSEPGQGTSFQIFLPRHHAEPEVQVEQPAPVVGAGNGAAKEAGSAADAKPRTDLTGQGTILLVEDEEGLRALNARGLRSRGYTVVEAENGVEALEVLEEQSGGIDLVVSDVVMPEMDGPTLLKAMREKNPDIKFIFVSGYAEDAFEKSLPEGQQFDFLPKPFTLSQLVAAVKETMAKAG; encoded by the coding sequence ATGACTGCCGAGACCGACCACGACCTCACACGCGAGCCCGTTGCGGCGCACGAGCCGTCGCCGCGCTCGGGCAGCATTGCGCTGGTGCTGCTGGTGGCCGCCGGCCTCGTCGCCGTTGCCGTCGGGTTGATGACGCTCGGGCGCGCGCAGGCCCAGCCCTATATCCTCGGCATCCTCGCCGTGCTGGCGATGGTCGGCCTGTTCAACCTGTTCGCCTTCGCCGCCGGCATCATCCGCTTCGTCGATCGCAATCTCGACGATCCCGTGATGGGGCGCATCGCCGACCACGCCTTCGACGGCCTCGCAGTGACCGACCCGCGGGGCCATGTGGTCTATTCCAATGCGGCCTATCTGACGCTGACCGGCGCTGCCGGCCCACAGGACGTGCGTCCCGTCGAGCGCGTCTTCATCGGCAACCCCGACGTCTCCGAAGCGGTGTTCCGCCTGTTGAAAGCCGCGCGCGAAGGCAAGCGGCAGCAGGAAGAGGTGCGCATCTCCGGCCATGACGGCAGCCAGGGCCGCTGGCTGCGCATGCGGGTGCGGCCCCTCGGCACCGGCAAGCGCGAGACGAGATACGCGGTGTGGTCGATCGCCGACATCACCCGCGACCGCGAGCGCCAGGAGGACGTGTTCCAGGAACTCCAGCACGCGATCGAATATCTCGACCACGCGCCCTGCGGTTTCTTCTCGGTCAATCCGGCCGGCGAGCTCGCTTATGTCAACGCGACGCTGGCGAACTGGCTCGACTACGACCTCGCCGAGATCGGCTCGGGCGGGCTGAAGCTGACCGACATCGTCTCCGGCGACGGCGCTTCGCTGCTGACCGCGATCGTGGCGGTGCCGGGCGAGGTCAAGACGGAAGTCTTCGACATCGACCTGCGCATGCGCACCGGCAAGACCATGCCGGTGCGGCTCTATCACAAGCTCGCCTTCGGCGCCGACGGTGCGCCAGGCCCGTCGCGCACGCTGGTGATCAGCCGCGCCCGCGACGAGCGCAGCGATCCGGACCGCGCCGCCGAAGTGCGCTTCATGCGCTTCTTCGACCACACCCCGATGGCGATCGCGACGGTCGACCGCGGCGGCAATGTCGTGCGCGCCAATGCGCGTTACGCCAAGCTCGGGCAGGCACTGGGACTCGACAGCGCCAGCAAGTCGATCTTCCGCGCCGTCAATTCGCGCGACCGTCATTTGCTGATCGCGGCCATCAACCAGGCCGCCGAGAATCAGGCCGACATCGCGCCGGTCGAGGTCGCGCTGGAAGGCTCCAAGGAGCGCTGGGGCCAGTTCTTCGTCACGCCGGTCGACGGGGGTGAGAACGACGCGGAAGCCGCCATCGTGCACATGCTCGAGACCACCGAGCGGCGCGCGCTGGAGAACCAGATCAACCAGTCGCAGAAGATGGAGACTGTCGGCCAGCTCGCCGGCGGCATCGCCCACGACTTCAACAACGTGCTCTCCGCCATCATGATGGCGAACGACTTCCTGCTGAACGCGCACAAGCCGACCGATCCGTCGTTCCAGGACATCATGCAGATCAAGCAGAACGCGACGCGGGCCGCCACGCTGGTGCGGCAGTTGCTGGCGTTCTCGCGCCGGCAGACGCTGCGGCCGCAGGTGCTCGACCTCGGCGATGCGCTCTCCGACCTCGCCATGCTGCTGCGCCGCCTGATCGGCGAGAAGGTCAAGCACGAGACCATCCACGGCCGCGATCTCTGGCCGGTCAAGGTCGACGTCTCCCAGTTCGAGCAGGTCATCGTCAATCTCGCGGTCAACGCGCGCGACGCGATGCCCGACGGCGGCAAGCTGATCATCCGCACCGCCAACGTCACCGCCGAGGAGGCGGCCAGGCTGGCCTACAAGGGCATGCCGGCAGCGGACTACGTGCGGATCGAGGTCGCCGACACCGGTACCGGCATCCCCGCCGATATCCGCGACAAGATCTTCGAGCCGTTTTTCTCGACCAAGGAAGTCGGCAAGGGTACCGGCCTCGGGCTCTCCACCGTCTACGGCATCGTCAAGCAGACCGGTGGCTTCATTTACGTGGACTCCGAACCGGGGCAGGGCACCTCATTCCAGATCTTCCTGCCGCGCCATCACGCCGAGCCGGAGGTGCAGGTCGAGCAGCCGGCGCCGGTCGTTGGCGCCGGCAATGGTGCCGCGAAGGAAGCCGGGTCCGCGGCGGACGCCAAGCCCCGCACCGATCTCACCGGACAGGGCACCATCCTCCTGGTCGAGGACGAAGAGGGCCTGCGCGCGCTCAACGCACGCGGTCTGCGCTCGCGCGGCTACACCGTCGTCGAGGCCGAGAACGGCGTCGAGGCGCTGGAGGTGCTGGAAGAGCAGAGCGGCGGAATCGATCTCGTCGTGTCCGACGTCGTGATGCCGGAGATGGACGGCCCGACGCTGCTCAAGGCGATGCGCGAGAAGAATCCCGACATCAAGTTCATCTTCGTCTCCGGCTACGCCGAAGACGCGTTCGAGAAGAGCCTGCCCGAAGGCCAGCAGTTCGACTTCCTGCCCAAGCCGTTCACGCTGAGCCAGCTCGTGGCGGCCGTGAAGGAGACGATGGCGAAGGCGGGGTGA
- a CDS encoding lectin yields the protein MIRIERSVTISGLALAAALLAAPSAQAQSADMTFFVTSNGPGKGADLGGLEGADAQCQKLAQTGGAGSKTWRAYLSTQAADGKPAVNARDRIGKGPWQNAKGAVIAKDVADLHGAANNLTKQTALSEKGEVINGRGDTPNRHDILTGSQADGSAFPADDDKTCKNWTSSTQGAAVVGHADRQGLRDDEPSKSWNSSHPSRGPDGGCSQADLKSTGGDGLLYCFASN from the coding sequence ATGATCCGCATTGAGAGATCCGTGACGATTTCAGGCCTCGCGCTCGCCGCGGCCTTGCTTGCAGCGCCATCGGCGCAGGCGCAGTCGGCCGACATGACGTTCTTCGTGACCTCCAACGGTCCTGGTAAAGGCGCCGATCTCGGCGGCCTGGAGGGGGCCGATGCGCAGTGCCAGAAGCTGGCCCAGACCGGCGGCGCCGGCAGCAAAACCTGGCGCGCTTATCTCTCCACGCAGGCCGCCGACGGCAAGCCGGCTGTCAACGCGCGCGACCGCATCGGCAAGGGACCGTGGCAGAACGCCAAGGGCGCTGTGATCGCAAAGGACGTTGCCGACCTGCACGGGGCGGCCAATAACCTCACCAAGCAGACCGCGCTCAGCGAGAAGGGCGAGGTCATCAATGGCCGCGGCGACACGCCGAACCGGCACGACATCCTCACGGGTTCGCAAGCCGACGGCAGCGCATTTCCTGCGGATGACGACAAGACCTGCAAGAACTGGACGTCGAGCACGCAAGGCGCGGCGGTCGTCGGCCATGCCGATCGTCAAGGCCTGCGCGATGACGAGCCGTCGAAATCGTGGAACAGCTCGCATCCCTCGCGGGGCCCCGACGGCGGCTGCTCGCAGGCCGATCTGAAGAGCACCGGCGGCGACGGCCTGCTGTATTGCTTCGCGTCGAATTGA
- the flhB gene encoding flagellar biosynthesis protein FlhB, producing the protein MAEDNDPESQTEDPTQKRLEEALERGDVAKSQEINTWFMIAGATLVVSSFSGSVGSGLLAPMRNLLANSWMIKTDGRALLALMQQIEVAVLAAVGVPLLMLVLAAIAGNVLQHRLVWSAESLKPKFSKLSPAEGLKRIFGKQAAANFLKGLGKLIVLGAVMTVILWPERHRMEAMVRLDPAALLGASTSLTIHLLAAVVAALAIIAIGDYFFQYRSWFQRQKMSLQEIKEEYKQSEGDPHIKGKLRQLRQQRSKKRMMAAVPKASVIITNPTHYSIALSYERGMSAPICVAKGVDNLAFKIREIAREHDIPIVENVPLARALYATVEIDEEIPTEHYHAVAEVIGYVMRLKSGFGASRQ; encoded by the coding sequence ATGGCGGAAGACAACGATCCAGAGAGTCAAACAGAAGACCCGACGCAAAAACGTCTCGAAGAGGCGCTCGAACGCGGTGACGTCGCCAAGAGCCAGGAGATCAACACCTGGTTCATGATCGCGGGCGCCACGCTCGTGGTCTCGAGCTTCTCGGGATCGGTCGGCAGCGGGCTGTTGGCGCCGATGCGCAACCTGCTCGCCAATTCCTGGATGATCAAGACCGACGGCAGGGCTCTGCTCGCCCTGATGCAGCAGATCGAAGTCGCGGTGCTCGCGGCGGTGGGCGTGCCGCTGCTGATGCTGGTGCTGGCGGCAATTGCCGGCAACGTGCTGCAGCACCGACTGGTCTGGTCGGCCGAATCCCTCAAGCCCAAGTTCAGCAAGTTGTCGCCTGCCGAGGGCCTCAAGCGCATCTTCGGCAAGCAAGCGGCGGCGAACTTCCTCAAGGGACTCGGCAAGCTGATCGTGCTCGGCGCGGTCATGACCGTGATCCTGTGGCCGGAGCGGCATCGCATGGAGGCGATGGTCAGACTCGATCCGGCCGCCCTGCTCGGCGCCTCCACCAGCCTGACCATTCATCTGCTCGCCGCGGTGGTCGCGGCGCTCGCGATCATCGCCATTGGCGACTATTTCTTCCAGTATCGCAGCTGGTTCCAGCGGCAGAAGATGTCGCTCCAGGAGATCAAGGAAGAGTACAAGCAGTCCGAAGGCGACCCGCACATCAAGGGCAAGCTCAGGCAGTTGCGCCAGCAGCGCTCCAAGAAGCGCATGATGGCGGCGGTTCCCAAAGCCTCCGTGATCATCACCAACCCGACCCACTATTCGATCGCGCTGTCCTACGAGCGCGGCATGTCGGCGCCGATCTGCGTCGCCAAGGGCGTCGATAACCTCGCTTTCAAGATCCGGGAGATCGCGCGCGAGCACGACATCCCGATCGTCGAGAACGTGCCGCTCGCCCGCGCGCTCTACGCCACCGTCGAGATCGACGAGGAAATCCCGACCGAGCACTACCATGCGGTCGCCGAAGTCATCGGCTATGTCATGCGTCTGAAGAGCGGATTCGGTGCCAGCCGGCAATAA
- a CDS encoding fumarate hydratase codes for MNAPTAFPDPAKPVPPYKHTPLFPLGKDETPYKKITAEGVRVEKVLGKDMLVVSREALRALSEAAFGDINHYLRPGHLKQLRAILEDGEASPNDKFVALDFLKNANIAAGGVLPMCQDTGTAIIMGKKGCNVITDGDDEAALSEGARDAYLRRNLRYSQVAPLSMYEEKNTANNMPAQCEIYAEGDDAYKFMFMAKGGGSANKSFLFQATPSVLTKDRLLAFLKEKVLTLGTAACPPYHLAIVIGGTSAELCMKTVKLASARYLDALPTHGSPDGNAFRDLEMEQEILKMTQSLGVGAQFGGKYFCHDVRVIRMPRHGASLPIGLGVSCSADRQVLGKITKDGVYLEELEHNPAQYLPEVEQSLGGEVVKIDLNQPMKDILATFSKYPTKTRVSMTGTMIVARDSAHAKLRERLDKGEPLPDYFKNHPVYYAGPAKTPEGYASGAFGPTTAGRMDSFVDQFQAAGGSMVMVAKGNRAPAVREACKKYGGFYLGSIGGAAANLAEHCIKKVEVLEYPELGMEAIWRIEVVDFPAFIIIDDKGNDFFKELNLG; via the coding sequence ATGAACGCTCCCACCGCCTTCCCCGATCCCGCAAAGCCCGTTCCGCCCTACAAGCACACGCCGCTGTTTCCGCTGGGCAAGGACGAGACGCCCTACAAGAAGATCACGGCCGAGGGCGTGCGGGTCGAGAAGGTCCTGGGGAAAGACATGCTGGTGGTGTCGCGGGAGGCGCTGCGGGCCTTGTCGGAAGCGGCCTTTGGCGACATCAACCACTATCTGCGGCCGGGTCATCTGAAGCAGCTCCGCGCGATCCTGGAGGACGGCGAGGCGAGCCCGAACGACAAGTTCGTCGCGCTGGACTTTCTCAAGAACGCCAACATCGCCGCCGGCGGCGTGCTGCCGATGTGCCAGGACACCGGCACCGCGATCATCATGGGCAAGAAGGGCTGCAACGTCATCACCGACGGTGACGACGAGGCGGCGCTGTCGGAAGGCGCGCGCGATGCTTACCTGCGCCGCAATCTGCGCTACTCGCAGGTCGCGCCCTTGTCGATGTACGAGGAGAAGAACACCGCCAACAACATGCCGGCGCAGTGCGAGATCTACGCCGAAGGTGATGACGCCTACAAGTTCATGTTCATGGCGAAGGGCGGGGGCAGCGCCAACAAGAGCTTCCTGTTCCAGGCGACGCCTTCGGTGCTGACCAAGGACCGGCTGCTCGCCTTCCTCAAGGAGAAAGTGTTGACGCTGGGCACTGCGGCCTGCCCGCCCTATCACCTCGCGATCGTGATCGGCGGTACCTCGGCCGAGCTATGCATGAAGACGGTGAAGCTCGCCTCCGCCCGCTATCTCGATGCGCTGCCGACCCACGGCTCGCCCGACGGCAACGCGTTCCGCGATCTCGAAATGGAGCAGGAAATCCTGAAGATGACGCAGTCGCTCGGCGTCGGCGCGCAGTTCGGCGGGAAATATTTCTGCCACGACGTGCGCGTGATCCGCATGCCGCGTCATGGCGCCTCGCTCCCGATCGGGCTTGGCGTGTCGTGCTCGGCCGATCGCCAGGTGCTCGGCAAGATCACCAAGGACGGCGTCTATCTCGAAGAGCTCGAGCACAACCCGGCGCAGTATCTCCCTGAGGTCGAGCAGTCGCTCGGCGGCGAGGTCGTCAAGATCGACCTCAACCAGCCGATGAAGGATATCCTTGCCACGTTCTCGAAGTACCCGACCAAGACCCGGGTCTCGATGACCGGCACCATGATCGTTGCGCGGGATTCCGCGCATGCCAAGCTGCGCGAACGGCTCGACAAGGGCGAGCCGCTGCCGGATTATTTCAAGAACCATCCGGTCTATTACGCCGGCCCGGCCAAGACGCCCGAGGGCTACGCCTCCGGTGCGTTCGGCCCGACCACTGCGGGCCGTATGGATTCCTTCGTCGATCAGTTCCAGGCCGCCGGCGGCTCGATGGTGATGGTTGCCAAGGGCAACCGGGCGCCGGCCGTGCGTGAGGCCTGCAAGAAATATGGCGGCTTCTATCTCGGCTCGATCGGCGGCGCCGCGGCGAATCTTGCCGAGCACTGCATCAAGAAGGTCGAGGTGCTCGAATATCCCGAGCTCGGCATGGAAGCGATCTGGCGCATCGAGGTCGTCGACTTCCCGGCGTTCATCATCATCGACGACAAGGGCAACGACTTCTTCAAGGAGTTGAATCTGGGTTAG
- a CDS encoding isoprenylcysteine carboxylmethyltransferase family protein, translating to MIARLLLQSTIITAAMGALLFASAGTLHWPSAWVFLATSALLGPLCGWWLYRVDPALLAERLRPVLQKDQPAADKVFMTVFVVAMLVWLAAMGLDRRTLSSDMPMALQMLGLAVFLLSTLFILWVFRENSFAAPVVKLQAERAQRVISTGPYAHVRHPMYSGMILFFAGVPLLLGSWWGLMMVPLFLVLFAVRIRIEERTLREGLPGYADYVTRVRYRLFPGVW from the coding sequence ATGATCGCAAGACTGCTGTTGCAGAGCACGATCATCACCGCCGCCATGGGCGCGCTGCTGTTCGCGTCCGCCGGCACCCTGCATTGGCCGTCCGCCTGGGTGTTCCTCGCGACCTCCGCCCTGCTCGGCCCGCTCTGCGGGTGGTGGCTTTACCGGGTCGACCCCGCACTGCTTGCCGAACGCCTGCGGCCGGTCCTGCAAAAGGACCAGCCCGCTGCCGACAAGGTGTTCATGACCGTCTTCGTCGTCGCGATGCTGGTCTGGCTGGCGGCGATGGGGCTCGACCGGCGCACGCTGTCCTCCGACATGCCGATGGCGCTGCAGATGCTCGGCCTCGCCGTGTTCCTGCTTTCGACGCTGTTCATCCTCTGGGTCTTCCGCGAGAACTCGTTCGCGGCGCCCGTGGTGAAGCTGCAAGCCGAGCGCGCGCAGCGCGTGATCTCGACGGGGCCTTATGCCCATGTGCGCCATCCCATGTACAGCGGCATGATCCTGTTCTTCGCCGGCGTGCCGCTGCTTCTGGGCTCATGGTGGGGACTTATGATGGTGCCGCTATTCCTCGTCTTGTTTGCGGTCCGCATTCGCATCGAGGAGCGCACGCTGCGCGAGGGCCTGCCGGGCTATGCCGACTATGTGACGCGCGTGCGCTATCGCCTGTTTCCTGGCGTCTGGTGA
- the fliR gene encoding flagellar biosynthetic protein FliR produces MRIDVSLLPALAASFMLAFARVGAMVMLLPGLGETNIPTRIKLSIALLLTLIILPLHRNAYQVDMGSIAPLLVLMLHEIVIGIVLGATARVTLSALQVAGAVIAQQMGLGFVTSVDPTQGQQGVLVGNFLTILGVTLLFATDSHHLVIAALNDSYTIFAPGETVSSGDVAALATRAFAAAFRLGLQLSGPFLVFGLVFNIGLGVLARLMPQMQVYFVGVPLSIFAGFLVLAVVLTAMMGTYLDYFIGVMHQMMPLK; encoded by the coding sequence ATGCGCATCGACGTCTCGCTGCTGCCGGCGCTTGCCGCCTCCTTCATGCTCGCCTTTGCCCGGGTCGGCGCGATGGTGATGCTGTTGCCGGGCCTGGGCGAGACCAATATCCCGACACGGATCAAACTGTCGATCGCGCTGCTGCTCACGCTGATCATCCTGCCGCTGCATCGCAACGCCTATCAGGTCGATATGGGCTCGATCGCGCCGCTGCTGGTCCTCATGCTGCATGAGATCGTGATCGGCATCGTGCTGGGGGCGACCGCGCGGGTGACGTTGTCGGCGCTGCAGGTTGCCGGTGCCGTGATCGCGCAGCAGATGGGGCTCGGCTTCGTCACCTCGGTCGACCCGACGCAGGGACAGCAGGGCGTGCTGGTCGGCAACTTCCTGACGATCCTGGGGGTGACGCTGCTGTTTGCCACCGACAGCCATCATCTGGTGATCGCGGCGCTGAACGACAGCTATACGATCTTCGCGCCGGGCGAGACCGTGTCGAGCGGCGATGTCGCCGCGCTGGCGACGCGCGCCTTTGCCGCCGCGTTCCGCCTGGGCTTGCAACTTTCCGGCCCGTTCCTGGTGTTCGGCCTGGTCTTCAACATCGGGCTCGGCGTGCTGGCGCGGCTGATGCCGCAGATGCAGGTCTATTTCGTCGGCGTGCCACTCTCGATCTTCGCCGGCTTCCTGGTGCTCGCCGTGGTGCTCACGGCGATGATGGGCACCTATCTCGACTATTTCATCGGTGTCATGCACCAGATGATGCCACTCAAGTGA
- the fliQ gene encoding flagellar biosynthesis protein FliQ, translating into MTGPETLDVARDAIWTIVIVSSPLMVVGLVVGVVVSLFQALTQIQEQTLIYVPKILAIFATMLLALPFMADALHSHMLRISSRIIGG; encoded by the coding sequence ATGACCGGACCGGAAACCCTCGACGTCGCGCGTGATGCGATCTGGACCATCGTGATCGTGTCGTCGCCCCTGATGGTGGTCGGCCTCGTGGTCGGCGTCGTCGTGTCGCTGTTCCAGGCGCTGACGCAGATCCAGGAGCAGACGCTGATCTACGTGCCGAAGATCCTGGCCATCTTTGCCACAATGCTGTTGGCCTTGCCGTTCATGGCCGACGCGCTGCATTCCCACATGCTGCGGATATCGTCGCGAATCATCGGCGGCTGA
- a CDS encoding Tim44-like domain-containing protein, with amino-acid sequence MPGIWETNMNFSQRSRSIFKTIAVVLALALPTALAISSADARVGGGMSSGSRGSRTYSAPPSTTTAPGSTSQFNRTYTQPGAGMNSAAAAPARGGLFGRAGGFMGGLAAGFLGAGLLGMLFGGGLFGGLGGLSSIIGLIIQIVLVVVVVRLAMSWWQRRHTPQAAYANADASAGPGPQANNRSGLGSGLGGGFGFGANNNAPLEIKPDDYEAFERLLGDVQSAWSNEDVAKLHTLATPEMVSYFEQDLGQNRARNVVNKVSGVKLLQGDLAESWREGETDYATVALRFALTDKTLDRNTGAIVAGSEQPGEATEVWTFARRPGGSWELSAIQQTN; translated from the coding sequence ATGCCGGGGATCTGGGAAACGAACATGAATTTCTCGCAACGCTCCCGCAGCATCTTCAAGACGATTGCCGTCGTGCTGGCGCTTGCGCTGCCGACTGCGCTGGCGATCTCGTCCGCCGACGCGCGCGTCGGTGGCGGCATGTCGTCTGGCTCGCGCGGTTCGCGCACCTATTCGGCCCCGCCATCGACCACGACCGCGCCGGGCTCGACCTCGCAGTTCAATCGGACCTACACCCAGCCGGGCGCAGGCATGAATTCGGCTGCCGCCGCCCCCGCGCGTGGCGGCCTGTTCGGCCGGGCCGGCGGCTTCATGGGCGGCCTTGCGGCCGGCTTCCTTGGCGCGGGCCTGCTCGGCATGCTGTTCGGCGGTGGCCTGTTCGGCGGGCTCGGCGGCCTGTCGTCGATCATCGGCCTGATCATCCAGATCGTGCTCGTGGTGGTCGTGGTTCGGCTGGCGATGTCGTGGTGGCAGCGCCGCCACACCCCGCAGGCGGCCTATGCCAACGCTGACGCCAGTGCCGGTCCGGGACCGCAGGCGAATAACCGCAGTGGTCTTGGTAGTGGTCTTGGCGGCGGCTTCGGCTTCGGCGCTAATAACAACGCGCCGCTCGAGATCAAGCCGGACGACTACGAAGCGTTCGAGCGCCTGCTCGGCGACGTTCAGTCCGCATGGTCCAACGAGGACGTGGCCAAGCTGCACACGCTGGCGACGCCGGAAATGGTCTCCTATTTCGAGCAGGACCTCGGCCAGAACCGCGCGCGCAATGTCGTCAACAAGGTCAGCGGCGTGAAGCTGTTGCAGGGCGACCTCGCGGAATCCTGGCGCGAAGGCGAGACCGATTACGCGACGGTGGCGCTGCGCTTCGCGCTGACCGACAAGACGCTCGACCGTAATACCGGCGCAATTGTCGCTGGCAGCGAGCAGCCGGGCGAGGCCACCGAAGTCTGGACCTTTGCCCGACGTCCGGGCGGCTCTTGGGAATTGTCGGCGATCCAGCAGACCAACTGA